In the genome of Streptomyces racemochromogenes, one region contains:
- a CDS encoding RNA polymerase sigma-70 factor gives MSEDDRPDPATEAFVRHRKLLFTAAYEMLGSAADAEDVLQETWLRWSGVDLETVREPRAYLVRIATRQALGRLRALSRRKETYVGPWLPEPLLTAPDVAEDVELADSVSMAMMLVLETLAPTERAVFVLREVFDLGYEEIAEAVEKSPAAVRQIAHRARSHVAARRPRGVVSATETRAALDAFRRALETGDLQGLLDLLAPDVVALGDGGGIKRAMPRPVIGADKVARALAAGVAVFGRLVTTEPTRVNGHPALLIRMDGEVDMVVALRIDDGLITGLYTVRNPQKLTRMEHETALGR, from the coding sequence ATGAGCGAGGACGACCGTCCCGACCCCGCCACCGAGGCGTTCGTCAGGCACCGCAAACTGCTGTTCACGGCCGCCTACGAGATGCTCGGCTCGGCCGCGGACGCGGAGGACGTCCTCCAGGAGACCTGGCTGCGCTGGTCGGGCGTCGACCTCGAAACGGTGCGGGAGCCGCGCGCGTACCTGGTCCGGATCGCCACCCGGCAGGCCCTCGGCCGGCTGCGCGCACTGAGCCGCCGCAAGGAGACGTACGTCGGCCCCTGGCTTCCGGAGCCGCTGCTGACCGCGCCGGACGTGGCCGAGGACGTCGAGCTGGCCGACAGCGTCTCGATGGCGATGATGCTGGTGCTGGAGACGCTGGCGCCGACCGAGCGTGCGGTGTTCGTCCTGCGCGAGGTGTTCGACCTGGGGTACGAGGAGATCGCGGAGGCCGTCGAGAAGAGCCCGGCGGCGGTCCGCCAGATCGCGCACCGGGCCCGCTCGCACGTCGCCGCGCGCCGGCCGCGCGGGGTCGTCTCCGCGACCGAGACCCGGGCCGCCCTCGACGCCTTCCGGCGGGCCCTGGAGACGGGCGACCTCCAGGGCCTGCTCGACCTCCTCGCCCCGGACGTCGTGGCCCTGGGCGACGGCGGCGGCATCAAGCGGGCCATGCCCCGACCCGTGATCGGCGCGGACAAGGTGGCCCGTGCCCTGGCGGCCGGCGTCGCCGTCTTCGGCCGGCTGGTGACCACGGAGCCGACCCGCGTGAACGGCCACCCGGCACTCCTCATCCGGATGGACGGCGAGGTCGACATGGTCGTGGCGCTGCGCATCGACGACGGCCTCATCACCGGCCTCTACACCGTCCGCAACCCCCAGAAACTGACCCGCATGGAGCACGAAACGGCGCTGGGGCGCTGA
- a CDS encoding polysaccharide deacetylase family protein, whose amino-acid sequence MVAGTLTAGALALSLTGCGNSVDPIERLGRKTAPDSASPSASPSAPAPAASSAQAGAAGDEAYRKWGLKAPLQYAPKPAQKPQLPKAAPGKAAVLDRIPVAPTEKVVFLTFDDGAEKDPEFLKMAADLKLPISMFLTDNVASSDYGHFEKLRDNGSGSTVNNHTLTHPNLRTLPFAAQKKEICGQQDHLEKRFGKRPPLFRPPFGNYNDDTLKAAAECGVQTVVLWRASMQINDFQYAEGSALKPGDIILAHFRGPSELKGSTETQMTTRMLQRIQDQGYKIARLEDYL is encoded by the coding sequence CTGGTGGCCGGGACGCTGACGGCCGGCGCGCTCGCGCTGTCCCTGACGGGATGCGGGAACAGCGTGGATCCCATCGAACGGCTGGGCCGCAAGACCGCGCCGGACAGCGCGTCCCCTTCGGCCTCCCCGTCCGCGCCGGCCCCCGCGGCGAGCTCCGCGCAGGCCGGTGCGGCGGGGGACGAGGCGTACCGGAAGTGGGGCCTCAAGGCCCCCCTCCAGTACGCCCCCAAGCCGGCGCAGAAGCCCCAACTCCCCAAGGCCGCCCCGGGCAAGGCGGCCGTGCTGGACCGAATACCCGTCGCGCCGACGGAGAAGGTCGTCTTCCTGACCTTCGACGACGGTGCGGAGAAGGACCCCGAGTTCCTGAAGATGGCGGCCGACCTGAAGCTGCCGATCAGCATGTTCCTGACGGACAACGTGGCCTCCTCGGACTACGGCCACTTCGAGAAGCTCCGCGACAACGGCTCCGGCAGCACGGTCAACAACCACACCCTGACCCACCCGAACCTCCGCACCCTGCCCTTCGCGGCGCAGAAGAAGGAGATATGCGGGCAGCAGGACCACCTGGAGAAGCGCTTCGGCAAGCGGCCGCCGCTCTTCCGCCCGCCGTTCGGGAACTACAACGACGACACCCTCAAGGCCGCCGCCGAATGCGGCGTCCAGACGGTGGTCCTGTGGCGGGCGTCGATGCAGATAAACGACTTCCAGTACGCGGAGGGCTCCGCCCTCAAGCCGGGCGACATCATCCTGGCCCACTTCCGCGGCCCGTCGGAGCTCAAGGGCTCGACGGAAACCCAGATGACGACCCGCATGCTCCAGCGCATACAGGACCAGGGCTACAAGATCGCCCGCCTGGAGGACTACCTGTAG
- a CDS encoding polysaccharide deacetylase family protein, whose product MQLVRQKGNSSQFGHRPARHPRGRYGVALAALLVAALGTGCGTTEAEKPAKGKPGQGSEAGGAAGALANSAEKRKAAQQARIAAAKKWRLAKTPLSAPAAPKTKPEITTREGFEVEDQEELPPVFTTIPTEDKVVFLTVDDGAEKDPEFIRMMSELKIPYTAFLSDYLVRDNYPYFKEMQAAGVTLNNHTLNHRYMPGLSYEQQREEICGQQDTIQKQFGKRPTLFRPPYGNYNQDTLKAAKSCGIKAVPLWNAEAFVNRMDYREWDRDLHPGDIILTHFRGREDWKGTMPDMIRHVMKTVTDKGYAVARLEDYL is encoded by the coding sequence ATGCAGCTTGTACGACAAAAGGGAAATAGTTCGCAGTTTGGTCACCGGCCCGCGCGCCACCCGCGCGGCCGGTACGGGGTGGCCCTGGCCGCACTGCTGGTCGCCGCCCTGGGTACGGGGTGCGGGACCACGGAGGCCGAGAAGCCGGCCAAGGGCAAGCCCGGCCAGGGGTCGGAGGCGGGCGGCGCGGCCGGCGCGCTCGCCAACTCCGCGGAGAAGCGCAAGGCCGCCCAGCAGGCCCGGATCGCGGCCGCGAAGAAGTGGCGGCTGGCCAAGACGCCGCTGTCGGCCCCCGCCGCGCCGAAGACGAAGCCCGAGATCACCACGCGCGAGGGCTTCGAGGTCGAGGACCAGGAGGAACTGCCCCCGGTCTTCACCACCATCCCGACCGAGGACAAGGTCGTCTTCCTGACGGTGGACGACGGGGCCGAGAAGGACCCCGAGTTCATCAGGATGATGAGCGAGTTGAAGATCCCCTACACGGCGTTCCTCAGCGACTACCTCGTGCGCGACAACTACCCCTACTTCAAGGAGATGCAGGCCGCGGGCGTCACCCTGAACAACCACACCCTCAACCACCGCTACATGCCCGGCCTCTCCTACGAGCAGCAGCGCGAGGAGATCTGCGGCCAGCAGGACACCATCCAGAAGCAGTTCGGCAAGCGGCCCACGCTCTTCCGGCCGCCCTACGGCAACTACAACCAGGACACGCTGAAGGCCGCCAAGTCCTGCGGCATCAAGGCGGTTCCGCTGTGGAACGCCGAGGCGTTCGTGAACCGGATGGACTACCGCGAATGGGACCGCGACCTCCACCCCGGTGACATCATCCTCACGCACTTCCGGGGCCGGGAGGACTGGAAGGGCACGATGCCTGACATGATCCGTCATGTCATGAAGACCGTCACGGACAAGGGGTACGCCGTGGCCCGCCTGGAGGACTACTTGTGA
- a CDS encoding THUMP-like domain-containing protein — protein sequence MAHNEPVTPEDFAALLTPEGRALLDSLRDYDPAQELAVATRLRREHPAGLVSAALGQARLRQRAVAKFGAEDAFRMYFTPGGGEMATRASVAAYRAERLHGLGVRSVADLCCGIGGDALALARRGIRVLAVDLDPLTVAVARANAEALGLADLIEVREADVTAVDVSAYDAVFLDPARRGGRGRIFDPESYSPPLSWAVGAARAAKFAAIKIAPGIPHEAVPAEAEAEWISDHGDVKEAVLWFGTAPGTVRATLLPGPAALETAEPLPDPEAGPVGRWLYEPDGAVIRAHLVAEVAARLDGRLIDPTIAYVTADELRETPYATAYEITDVLPFGLKKLKALLRERGVGILTVKKRGSAIEPEELRRKVKPQGPNSATVFLTRVAGAPSMLIGHPADAPGRG from the coding sequence CTGGCCCACAATGAACCGGTGACCCCCGAAGACTTCGCCGCGCTCCTCACCCCCGAGGGCCGCGCCCTCCTCGACTCCCTCCGCGACTACGACCCCGCACAGGAGCTGGCCGTGGCCACCCGGCTGCGCCGCGAGCACCCCGCCGGGCTGGTGTCGGCCGCGCTGGGGCAGGCCCGGCTGAGGCAGCGGGCGGTGGCCAAGTTCGGGGCCGAGGACGCCTTCCGGATGTACTTCACGCCCGGCGGCGGGGAGATGGCCACCCGCGCGTCGGTCGCCGCGTACCGGGCGGAACGGCTCCACGGGCTGGGCGTGCGGAGCGTCGCGGACCTGTGCTGCGGGATCGGCGGGGACGCGCTGGCGCTCGCGCGGCGCGGGATCCGGGTGCTGGCGGTGGACCTCGACCCGCTGACGGTGGCCGTCGCGCGGGCCAACGCCGAGGCGCTCGGGCTCGCGGACCTGATCGAGGTCCGGGAGGCGGACGTGACGGCGGTCGACGTGTCCGCGTACGACGCCGTCTTCCTCGACCCCGCCCGGCGCGGCGGCCGGGGGCGGATCTTCGACCCCGAGTCGTACTCGCCGCCGCTGTCGTGGGCGGTGGGGGCGGCACGGGCGGCGAAGTTCGCCGCCATCAAGATCGCGCCCGGTATCCCGCACGAGGCGGTGCCGGCGGAGGCCGAGGCCGAGTGGATCTCCGACCACGGGGACGTGAAGGAGGCCGTGCTGTGGTTCGGCACCGCCCCCGGCACGGTACGGGCCACCCTGCTGCCGGGACCGGCCGCGCTGGAGACCGCCGAACCGCTGCCGGACCCGGAGGCGGGGCCGGTGGGGCGCTGGCTGTACGAGCCCGACGGGGCGGTGATCCGGGCGCACCTCGTCGCGGAGGTCGCGGCGCGGCTGGACGGGCGGCTCATCGACCCGACCATCGCGTACGTCACGGCCGACGAGCTGCGGGAGACGCCGTACGCGACGGCGTACGAGATCACGGACGTGCTGCCGTTCGGGCTGAAGAAGCTGAAGGCGCTGCTGCGGGAGCGGGGGGTCGGGATCCTGACGGTGAAGAAGCGGGGGTCCGCGATCGAGCCGGAGGAGCTGCGCAGGAAGGTCAAGCCGCAGGGGCCGAACTCGGCGACGGTGTTCCTGACGCGGGTGGCGGGGGCGCCGTCGATGCTGATCGGTCACCCTGCCGATGCCCCTGGCCGGGGGTGA